The Metabacillus sediminilitoris genome window below encodes:
- the qoxA gene encoding cytochrome aa3 quinol oxidase subunit II, whose protein sequence is MFKKLKPYLVLATSFLFLFVLSGCSEYAIFDPKGPNAATLKDLIMYSIYFMIFIMIVVYALFAFVIVKYRDRKNFNEKDHEPDIHGSTKLEIIWTVIPIVIIIALSIPTVKVLYDLEKPPKETAHKEPIVIHATSADWKWIFSYPGEDIETVNYVNVPEDHPVLFKITSADSMSSFWVPQIGGQEYGMPGMVNDLYLQADEPGEYEGMNSNFTGQGMTHQQFNFVALEEDDYQKWVKETQEKAPQLTEETYEKLLLPDTVEEMTFSNTHLDIVDHGVDSGEYAMKVREKYGVEIKPHGGEDSHDSEESTEAVEDNHEEEASTTTESSEHHNH, encoded by the coding sequence GTGTTCAAAAAGTTAAAGCCTTATTTAGTTCTTGCAACATCATTCCTATTTTTATTTGTTTTAAGTGGCTGTAGTGAATATGCAATATTTGATCCAAAAGGACCTAATGCTGCGACACTTAAAGATCTCATTATGTATTCAATTTACTTTATGATATTTATCATGATTGTTGTTTACGCACTATTTGCCTTTGTTATTGTAAAATATCGTGACCGTAAAAATTTCAATGAAAAGGATCACGAGCCTGATATTCATGGCAGTACAAAGTTGGAAATCATTTGGACGGTTATACCAATCGTCATCATTATTGCTTTATCAATTCCAACAGTTAAAGTACTTTATGATTTAGAAAAACCGCCAAAAGAAACGGCACATAAAGAACCAATTGTTATTCATGCAACATCTGCCGATTGGAAGTGGATTTTTAGTTATCCAGGGGAAGATATCGAAACAGTCAATTATGTAAATGTTCCGGAAGACCACCCAGTACTTTTCAAGATTACATCTGCTGATTCAATGAGTTCTTTCTGGGTTCCGCAAATTGGCGGTCAAGAATATGGAATGCCTGGTATGGTAAATGATTTATACCTTCAGGCTGATGAACCTGGAGAATATGAAGGAATGAACTCTAACTTTACAGGCCAAGGTATGACACATCAACAATTTAACTTTGTAGCCTTAGAAGAAGATGACTACCAAAAATGGGTAAAAGAAACACAAGAAAAAGCACCACAATTAACAGAAGAAACATATGAAAAATTATTGTTGCCTGACACAGTTGAAGAAATGACATTTTCAAATACTCACTTAGATATTGTTGATCATGGAGTAGATTCTGGTGAATATGCGATGAAAGTCCGCGAAAAATACGGAGTTGAAATAAAACCTCATGGTGGTGAAGATTCTCATGATAGTGAAGAATCTACAGAAGCTGTAGAAGACAATCATGAAGAAGAGGCTTCAACGACAACTGAATCTAGTGAACATCATAACCACTAA
- the qoxB gene encoding cytochrome aa3 quinol oxidase subunit I: protein MFDFIKDNLILNDPMLLGANISILLSVIGIVFILTYFKKWKWLWTEWLTSVDHKKIGIMYIIAAVIMLFRGGVDALLMRAQLTVPNNEFLTSQHYNEIFTTHGTIMIIFMAMPFVIGLMNVVVPLQIGARDVAFPYLNALSFWSFFFGAILFNISFVFGGSPDAGWTNYAPLAIEGSPGPGINYYLLGLQISGIGTLLTGINFIVTIIKMRAPGMTLMRMPMFTWTALITNFIIVFAFPVLTVTLALMTFDRLFGTHFFTLADGGMPMLWANLFWIWGHPEVYIVILPAFGIFSEIFATFARKTLFGYKSMVISIVTISFLSFLVWVHHFFTMGGTAAVNSVFSITTMAIAVPTGIKIFNWLLTLYKGRIEYTVPMLWSVGFIPTFLIGGVTGVMLGMAAADFQYHNSYFLVAHFHYTLICGTVFACFAGFVFWYPKMFGHKLNERLGKWTFWFFMIGFNVCFLPQFLLGFDGMPRRIYTYGPEDGWTGLNVVSTIGGIGMGIAFMILVYNVYYSFRYAKRETSGDAWGAGRTLEWATTTSVAPFYNFAVTPEVKGLDAFMIMKQEREAGKEEKPEYKPIHMPSNAGTPFVMSVFFFVAGFGLVFKLWWIAILGGIGVLACMALRSLRSHKEDEGYYVSVEEIINTEQKKEA from the coding sequence ATGTTTGATTTTATTAAAGATAATTTAATCTTAAATGATCCAATGCTCCTTGGAGCGAACATCTCTATTTTGTTATCTGTAATTGGAATTGTGTTTATTCTTACTTACTTTAAAAAATGGAAATGGCTTTGGACAGAGTGGTTAACATCTGTTGATCATAAAAAAATTGGTATTATGTATATTATTGCAGCCGTCATCATGCTTTTCCGTGGTGGTGTGGATGCATTATTAATGAGAGCACAGTTAACAGTGCCAAACAATGAGTTTTTAACATCTCAGCATTACAATGAAATCTTTACAACACATGGTACGATCATGATTATCTTCATGGCGATGCCATTCGTAATAGGTTTAATGAACGTCGTTGTTCCGCTGCAAATAGGAGCAAGGGACGTAGCATTTCCTTATTTAAATGCATTAAGTTTTTGGTCATTTTTCTTTGGAGCTATTCTTTTCAACATCTCCTTCGTATTTGGTGGATCACCAGATGCAGGGTGGACGAACTATGCTCCTTTAGCAATTGAAGGTAGTCCTGGACCCGGAATCAACTATTATTTACTTGGATTACAGATCTCTGGTATAGGTACCCTGTTAACAGGTATTAACTTTATCGTAACAATCATTAAAATGCGTGCGCCAGGAATGACATTAATGCGTATGCCAATGTTTACATGGACAGCTTTAATTACAAACTTTATTATTGTTTTTGCATTCCCTGTATTAACAGTAACATTAGCATTAATGACATTTGACCGATTATTCGGCACTCATTTCTTTACATTAGCTGATGGTGGTATGCCAATGCTTTGGGCTAACTTGTTCTGGATTTGGGGACATCCTGAAGTATATATCGTTATCTTGCCGGCGTTCGGTATTTTCTCGGAAATTTTCGCAACGTTTGCTAGGAAAACATTGTTTGGTTATAAATCGATGGTTATTTCGATCGTGACGATTTCTTTCTTGAGTTTCCTAGTTTGGGTTCACCACTTCTTTACAATGGGTGGAACTGCAGCAGTGAACTCTGTATTCTCCATTACAACGATGGCGATTGCAGTACCTACAGGTATTAAAATCTTTAACTGGTTACTCACTCTTTATAAAGGACGAATTGAATATACAGTACCGATGCTTTGGTCTGTCGGATTTATTCCAACATTCCTAATCGGTGGAGTAACTGGAGTAATGCTTGGTATGGCAGCAGCAGATTTTCAGTATCATAACAGTTACTTCCTTGTTGCGCATTTCCACTATACATTAATTTGTGGTACTGTATTTGCTTGTTTTGCTGGATTTGTTTTCTGGTATCCAAAAATGTTTGGTCATAAATTAAATGAGCGCCTAGGGAAATGGACATTCTGGTTCTTTATGATTGGATTTAATGTTTGTTTCTTACCACAATTCCTACTAGGATTTGATGGTATGCCAAGACGTATTTACACTTATGGTCCAGAAGATGGATGGACTGGATTAAACGTTGTTTCAACAATTGGCGGTATTGGTATGGGTATTGCCTTTATGATCCTTGTTTATAACGTATATTACAGCTTCCGTTATGCAAAAAGAGAAACGTCTGGAGATGCGTGGGGAGCAGGACGTACACTTGAATGGGCAACAACGACTTCAGTTGCACCATTTTATAACTTTGCTGTAACACCAGAAGTTAAAGGTCTAGATGCATTCATGATTATGAAACAAGAACGTGAAGCAGGTAAAGAAGAGAAGCCTGAGTATAAACCAATTCACATGCCAAGTAACGCAGGAACTCCATTTGTCATGTCGGTATTCTTCTTTGTTGCAGGTTTTGGCTTAGTCTTTAAATTGTGGTGGATCGCGATTTTAGGCGGTATTGGTGTGTTAGCATGTATGGCACTTCGTTCACTTCGTTCACATAAAGAAGATGAAGGTTATTATGTCAGTGTAGAAGAAATCATCAACACAGAACAGAAAAAGGAGGCGTAA
- the qoxC gene encoding cytochrome aa3 quinol oxidase subunit III, which translates to MAHDENISPNTPLEYQSGIGRLNIFGFWIFLGAEVILFSTIFATYFSIYTSTIGGHAAHGGHAGGVPMPGELFEIGNTLVMTIVLLISSFTCGLAIHEMRKRNTKSMIAWLVITLLFGLGFLYLEITEFMHLVHEGAALGTNAYWSSFYFLTGTHGLHVSLGIGWMILIILQIFKRGLTPDTAKKVFIASLYWHFLDFVWIFVYTGVYLIGMV; encoded by the coding sequence ATGGCACATGATGAAAATATAAGTCCTAACACGCCCTTGGAATATCAGTCTGGTATTGGAAGACTGAACATCTTTGGATTCTGGATTTTCTTGGGCGCTGAAGTCATTTTATTCTCTACAATTTTTGCAACATATTTCTCAATCTATACTTCTACAATTGGTGGTCATGCGGCCCATGGTGGCCACGCTGGCGGTGTACCAATGCCTGGTGAACTTTTTGAGATAGGTAACACGTTAGTCATGACGATTGTCTTATTAATAAGTAGTTTCACTTGTGGATTAGCGATTCATGAAATGAGAAAAAGAAATACAAAATCAATGATTGCTTGGTTAGTTATTACTTTATTATTTGGTTTAGGATTTCTTTATTTAGAAATTACTGAGTTTATGCATCTAGTTCATGAAGGTGCTGCATTAGGTACAAATGCATACTGGTCTTCATTCTACTTTTTGACAGGAACACATGGACTGCACGTATCACTTGGTATTGGTTGGATGATCTTAATTATTTTACAAATCTTTAAAAGAGGTTTAACACCAGATACAGCTAAAAAGGTATTTATTGCGAGTTTATATTGGCACTTTTTAGACTTTGTATGGATCTTCGTTTATACTGGTGTTTACCTAATAGGGATGGTGTGA
- the qoxD gene encoding cytochrome aa3 quinol oxidase subunit IV, with translation MANNKNNTHHFPWSHIIGLILSIALTLLAAGLALYTDLALQTIVIIIFILAFFQAAIQLIMFMHISEGERGWQILKISSAGFMAIVIVYGSVWVMTNMH, from the coding sequence ATGGCAAATAACAAGAATAATACTCATCATTTTCCATGGTCACATATTATCGGTTTAATATTATCGATTGCGTTAACTTTGTTAGCAGCTGGATTAGCTTTATATACAGATTTAGCGTTACAAACGATTGTTATTATTATCTTTATCCTTGCGTTTTTTCAAGCAGCGATTCAGTTAATCATGTTCATGCACATCAGTGAAGGTGAACGTGGATGGCAGATTCTTAAAATAAGCTCTGCTGGATTTATGGCGATCGTAATTGTTTATGGCTCTGTTTGGGTCATGACGAATATGCACTGA
- a CDS encoding glycoside hydrolase family 13 protein: MKKIWWKEAVAYQVYPRSFMDSNGDGIGDLQGMISKLDYIKDLGIDVIWICPMYKSPNDDNGYDISDYQNIMDEFGTMADFNQLLEEVHRRGMKLIIDLVINHTSDEHPWFIESRSSLKNPKRDWYIWRDGKKGKEPNNWESIFSGSAWQYDEKTDQYYLHLFSKKQPDLNWRNPDVRESLYEMINWWLDKGIDGFRVDAISHINKEEGLKDMPNPERLPYVSSFEKHMNVKGIHTYLQELKEKTFAKYDIMTVGEANGVKAEDKKDLIQWVGTEKGKFNMVFQFEHLSLWDAGKKKTLDIVELKKVLTKWQKGLENIGWNALFIENHDQPRRVSTWGNDTQFWYESATALGAMYFLMQGTPFIYQGQEIGMTNVKFDSIDQYNDVADKNMYRIKREEGVPHDEIMEIIWASSRDNSRTPMQWSSEANAGFTTGTPWLGVNKNYKEINVEKQLQDERSILHFYKMMIKLKKENQVFTYGTYDLILDNHPQIFAYTRTLDDDKVVVLTNLSEKEAEIEEPLDFTVSQELLLANYTVSNHQLIQQFMLKPFETRVYRIFLD; the protein is encoded by the coding sequence ATGAAAAAAATTTGGTGGAAAGAAGCTGTAGCTTACCAAGTATACCCTCGAAGTTTTATGGATTCAAATGGTGATGGCATCGGTGATTTACAAGGAATGATTTCTAAATTAGATTATATAAAAGACTTAGGCATTGACGTGATTTGGATCTGCCCAATGTACAAATCCCCTAATGATGACAATGGCTATGATATAAGTGATTACCAAAATATAATGGATGAATTTGGAACAATGGCAGATTTTAATCAATTATTAGAGGAAGTTCATAGACGTGGGATGAAGCTTATCATTGATTTAGTCATTAACCATACAAGTGATGAACATCCTTGGTTTATTGAATCACGCTCTTCACTAAAAAACCCGAAGCGTGATTGGTATATTTGGCGCGACGGAAAAAAGGGGAAGGAGCCTAATAACTGGGAAAGTATTTTTAGTGGATCTGCATGGCAATATGATGAAAAAACAGATCAATATTACCTGCATCTTTTTTCTAAAAAACAACCAGATCTTAACTGGAGAAATCCGGATGTCCGAGAGTCTTTATACGAGATGATTAACTGGTGGCTTGATAAAGGGATCGATGGTTTTCGCGTAGATGCAATCAGCCATATTAATAAAGAAGAAGGTTTAAAGGATATGCCAAATCCCGAAAGATTACCATATGTATCATCGTTCGAAAAACATATGAATGTGAAAGGCATTCATACATATCTGCAAGAATTAAAAGAGAAGACATTTGCAAAATACGATATTATGACGGTTGGAGAAGCAAACGGTGTTAAAGCAGAAGATAAAAAGGATCTTATCCAGTGGGTCGGAACAGAAAAAGGAAAATTTAATATGGTGTTCCAATTTGAACATTTATCATTATGGGATGCTGGTAAAAAGAAAACGTTAGACATTGTTGAATTAAAAAAAGTATTAACAAAATGGCAAAAGGGCCTTGAAAATATAGGATGGAATGCGCTTTTTATTGAAAATCATGACCAGCCTCGCAGGGTTTCAACATGGGGGAATGATACGCAATTTTGGTATGAGAGTGCAACTGCACTTGGTGCGATGTATTTTCTCATGCAAGGAACTCCTTTTATTTATCAAGGTCAGGAAATAGGTATGACAAATGTTAAATTTGATTCAATTGATCAGTACAATGATGTAGCAGATAAGAACATGTACCGCATCAAGCGAGAAGAAGGCGTACCACATGATGAAATCATGGAAATCATTTGGGCTTCAAGCCGCGATAATTCTCGAACACCCATGCAATGGAGCTCTGAAGCAAATGCAGGATTTACAACAGGAACACCGTGGCTTGGAGTTAATAAAAATTACAAAGAAATAAATGTAGAAAAACAGCTTCAAGATGAAAGATCTATTCTTCATTTTTATAAAATGATGATTAAGTTAAAAAAGGAAAATCAAGTATTTACGTATGGTACGTATGACTTGATTCTTGATAATCATCCGCAAATTTTTGCGTATACTCGTACGTTGGATGATGACAAAGTGGTTGTTCTTACAAATCTTTCAGAAAAAGAAGCAGAAATAGAGGAACCTTTGGATTTTACAGTTTCTCAAGAATTATTGTTAGCTAATTATACTGTATCAAATCATCAATTGATCCAACAATTCATGTTAAAGCCTTTTGAAACTAGAGTATACCGAATATTTTTAGATTAG
- a CDS encoding sigma-54 interaction domain-containing protein, with product MKSPDVTYNVEMTLQTLLKILDHSSDEIFVLDGKQQILYVNQVCERHYGLKPTDVIGKYNLELFEKGYWNPSIVPEVFRNKKPCYMKQKTYIGAELLTSAIPILNDTGEIELVVITSTETQTYKMIKAYENAHESKPTHVNKSDRLITNSSKIKQILNFCEKVAPTDSTVLIQGESGTGKGVLAQFIHRLSKRANSPFLTINCAAIPEELLESELFGYAKGAFSGANSNGKPGLLEAANGGTVFLDEIGEMPLSLQAKLLQVIQDKQFIPVGSNEIKKVDIRIIAATNQNLIQMINDKKFREDLFYRLNVIDIHLPSLRERKEDIIPLVYNFLYKFNEKYSENKVISEECLNILIHYLWPGNVRQLENLIERLVVVSDSVIQVADLPELITNNVEQVAKLALPTSLDEAVDETKRFLIRRSFQTYKSSRKVANDLGISQTKASKLIREYCEDLLNS from the coding sequence ATGAAAAGTCCTGATGTAACATACAATGTTGAAATGACCTTGCAAACACTTTTAAAAATCCTCGATCATTCCTCAGATGAAATTTTCGTCCTTGACGGTAAACAACAGATTCTTTACGTTAACCAAGTATGTGAGCGACATTATGGGTTGAAACCTACTGATGTCATCGGCAAGTACAATCTTGAATTATTTGAAAAAGGTTATTGGAATCCATCCATCGTGCCTGAAGTATTTAGAAACAAAAAGCCTTGCTACATGAAACAAAAAACTTACATTGGAGCTGAACTGTTGACATCAGCAATACCAATCCTAAATGATACAGGGGAAATCGAGCTTGTTGTCATTACATCAACGGAAACACAAACATATAAAATGATAAAAGCGTATGAAAATGCTCACGAGTCAAAACCAACTCACGTGAATAAATCAGACCGATTGATTACCAATAGCAGTAAAATCAAACAAATCCTGAATTTTTGCGAAAAAGTGGCACCAACTGATTCTACGGTATTAATCCAAGGAGAGTCAGGTACAGGAAAAGGTGTGCTTGCCCAATTCATCCATCGATTAAGCAAGCGAGCAAACAGTCCATTTCTAACCATTAACTGTGCTGCCATTCCGGAAGAGTTACTTGAATCAGAATTATTCGGATATGCAAAAGGAGCATTTAGTGGAGCAAATTCAAATGGAAAACCTGGATTGCTCGAGGCAGCAAACGGAGGGACGGTTTTTCTTGATGAAATTGGGGAAATGCCGCTTTCTCTGCAAGCAAAACTGTTACAGGTAATCCAAGATAAACAATTCATTCCCGTTGGCAGCAACGAAATAAAAAAAGTAGATATACGTATCATTGCAGCAACAAATCAGAATTTAATTCAAATGATTAATGATAAAAAATTTAGAGAGGATTTATTTTACCGTTTAAATGTGATCGACATTCACTTACCTTCTCTTCGTGAACGTAAAGAAGATATCATTCCACTTGTCTATAACTTTTTATATAAATTCAATGAAAAATACAGTGAGAATAAAGTGATTTCGGAGGAATGTTTAAATATATTAATTCATTATTTATGGCCAGGAAATGTGCGTCAGCTTGAAAATTTAATTGAACGGTTAGTTGTCGTAAGCGATTCTGTTATTCAGGTTGCTGACTTACCAGAATTGATTACCAACAATGTTGAACAAGTTGCCAAGCTAGCTCTTCCTACATCACTTGATGAAGCAGTTGATGAAACGAAGAGATTCTTAATCAGGCGATCTTTTCAAACTTACAAGTCCTCTAGAAAGGTTGCAAATGACCTCGGTATTAGTCAAACGAAGGCCTCTAAATTAATCCGGGAATACTGTGAGGACTTATTAAATTCTTAA
- a CDS encoding NAD(P)/FAD-dependent oxidoreductase: MENHYEVFDITIIGGGPVGLFTAFYAGMRQASVKIIESLPQLGGQLSALYPEKYIYDIAGFPKVRAQELVDQLLQQMNQFETTICLNQSVESIFRTADGVFAITTNEETHYAKSVIITAGNGAFQPRKLKIEGEENFENTNLHYFVKDLNQFIGKKVVVFGGGDSAVDWALMLEPIAEKVTLIHRRDKFRAHEHSVEQLKQSKVEVLTPYVPAQLVGDEKIEKVVVTETKSGEMLEIEVDDVLVNYGFVSSLGPIKDWGLEIESNSIVVNSRMETNIEGIYAAGDICTYKGKVKLIASGFGEAPTAVSHAKVYIDPSAKVQPLHSTSIMGEKEKSGSVV; this comes from the coding sequence ATGGAAAATCATTATGAGGTTTTTGATATCACAATTATCGGAGGAGGGCCGGTTGGCTTATTTACTGCTTTTTATGCAGGAATGCGTCAGGCGTCGGTGAAAATAATCGAAAGTCTTCCCCAGCTCGGTGGACAATTGTCTGCTTTGTACCCAGAAAAGTATATTTATGACATTGCCGGTTTCCCGAAAGTGCGAGCACAAGAACTTGTTGATCAATTACTGCAGCAAATGAATCAGTTTGAAACGACAATTTGCCTTAATCAATCTGTGGAAAGCATCTTTCGTACAGCGGACGGTGTGTTCGCAATTACAACGAATGAAGAAACTCATTATGCTAAATCTGTTATTATCACAGCTGGAAATGGAGCATTCCAACCGCGTAAGCTGAAAATTGAAGGTGAAGAAAACTTTGAAAACACGAACCTTCATTATTTTGTTAAGGATTTAAATCAATTTATTGGAAAGAAAGTGGTCGTATTTGGCGGTGGTGATTCAGCTGTTGACTGGGCTCTCATGCTTGAACCAATAGCGGAAAAAGTGACACTCATTCACCGAAGAGACAAATTTCGCGCCCATGAGCATAGTGTGGAGCAATTGAAACAGTCCAAAGTAGAAGTTTTAACGCCATACGTACCTGCACAATTAGTAGGCGATGAAAAAATTGAAAAAGTGGTTGTGACGGAAACGAAGAGCGGGGAGATGCTCGAAATCGAAGTCGATGATGTTCTTGTCAATTATGGATTTGTTTCCTCACTTGGTCCAATTAAGGACTGGGGCCTTGAAATCGAAAGCAATTCCATCGTAGTCAATTCCAGAATGGAAACAAATATCGAAGGCATATACGCAGCAGGTGATATTTGTACGTACAAAGGAAAAGTGAAGCTGATTGCGAGTGGTTTTGGAGAAGCGCCGACAGCTGTAAGTCATGCAAAAGTATATATTGATCCGAGTGCGAAAGTTCAGCCACTTCACAGCACAAGTATTATGGGGGAAAAAGAAAAAAGTGGCTCAGTAGTTTAA
- a CDS encoding ferredoxin, whose protein sequence is MAKYTVVDQDTCIACGACGATAPEIFDYNDEGIAFAILDNNTGITEVPDELKEDLEDALDGCPTDSIKVAAKPFTCKSVQAG, encoded by the coding sequence ATGGCTAAATACACAGTAGTTGATCAGGATACATGCATCGCTTGCGGGGCATGTGGAGCAACGGCGCCAGAAATTTTTGATTATAATGACGAAGGAATTGCTTTTGCCATTCTCGATAACAACACAGGCATAACTGAAGTGCCTGACGAGCTGAAAGAAGATTTGGAAGATGCTTTAGACGGTTGTCCAACAGATTCCATTAAGGTTGCTGCTAAACCTTTTACATGTAAATCCGTCCAAGCAGGTTAA
- a CDS encoding aromatic ring-hydroxylating oxygenase subunit alpha — MAYNKVENATNRTFERTLSYDKYTDPKVLDKEMDLVFSKSWQLVGHVSQLEKVGAFFTTEVANEPIIVTRGQDEVIRAFYNVCPHRATKLEKSESGKKKILQCSYHGWTFKLDGKLNKAPNFRGEDAACVQDACLRSVRMEILESLIFVNLDDNANPLSESYGDFFDRLSKFPFLSELKRTNQTSRVIKANWKAFIDNYLECDHCHVAHPGFVSALNMDDYQIITCENYSLQGTIVRPDKNYGTVDLNQAEMQGGSFFWLWPNLMLTIYPGPGNMATIQLVPIDHETTLILYTYYFRDANLTQEEKDLVAFAEQVRLEDVELVELEQIGFRSRAFNKGRYSSSEKAIVQFHEMVLEALNE, encoded by the coding sequence ATGGCTTATAACAAAGTAGAAAATGCAACTAATCGGACATTTGAAAGAACGTTGTCCTATGACAAATATACAGATCCGAAAGTACTAGATAAAGAAATGGATCTTGTATTCTCTAAATCTTGGCAGCTTGTGGGACATGTCAGTCAGCTAGAAAAAGTAGGTGCTTTCTTCACGACTGAAGTTGCTAATGAGCCGATTATCGTGACTCGCGGCCAGGATGAAGTCATCCGCGCTTTTTATAACGTCTGTCCGCACCGTGCGACAAAGCTTGAAAAAAGTGAGTCAGGTAAGAAGAAAATATTACAATGCAGCTACCATGGCTGGACGTTCAAATTGGATGGGAAATTAAACAAAGCACCTAATTTTCGAGGTGAAGACGCAGCTTGTGTACAAGATGCTTGTTTACGTTCAGTCCGCATGGAAATTCTGGAATCTTTAATCTTTGTAAATTTGGACGATAATGCGAATCCGCTAAGCGAATCTTATGGAGATTTCTTCGATCGATTAAGTAAATTTCCGTTTTTAAGTGAGTTAAAAAGGACAAACCAAACATCACGAGTGATTAAAGCAAACTGGAAAGCGTTTATTGACAATTATTTAGAGTGTGACCACTGTCATGTCGCTCATCCAGGCTTTGTTTCAGCACTTAATATGGATGATTATCAAATTATCACATGTGAAAATTATTCACTACAAGGCACAATTGTTAGACCGGATAAAAATTATGGAACAGTCGATTTAAATCAGGCTGAAATGCAAGGCGGATCTTTCTTCTGGTTGTGGCCAAACTTAATGCTGACGATTTATCCGGGTCCTGGCAATATGGCGACGATTCAATTGGTTCCGATTGATCATGAAACAACTTTGATTCTTTACACTTATTATTTCCGTGATGCGAATTTGACTCAGGAAGAAAAGGACTTAGTTGCTTTTGCTGAACAGGTACGTCTAGAAGACGTAGAGCTTGTAGAGTTAGAACAAATCGGATTCCGTTCACGTGCATTTAACAAAGGAAGATATTCGTCTTCAGAAAAAGCGATTGTTCAATTTCATGAAATGGTATTGGAGGCCCTCAATGAGTAA